The DNA region CTTTTCCATTTCATGTACTTTGTTCGATCTGGTATCGGGTCTCTGGTGTTCCCAAGCGATAAATCTCTCGATAGACCTGCTGTAATACAGCTTCATATGCTCGGTTTACAGACTCCTCAGGCGTATCCGGCCATGGGAATACCATTCCTGGAAAGGCCTCTTCCTCTTTTTCCTGCATAAGGTTAAGCAATCCCAGTAATTGTTCCGCCTCCTGAGGCGTCGCCTCAATAACCCACTCATACGACGTTGCATGCGGATCAGGAATAACGGAGCGCCCCATGACAGATACATAATAGGTCATACTTTCCATTTGCAAGTTCTCTCCTTCACTGGCATGTTGAGGCCGTTGTCCCTAGAACTAGTTTCCGAAGAGGACAGACATTTTATGCCTGCTTTCGGCATATATTTGTTACGACTTCTGACGAAAAAGATAACATTTGCTGGCTGTTAGCGACTGAAGCGGCCATACGGATGAATGACTCGACTAAGAAAGGATGAACAAACCATGTGCGGTATAACCGGCTTCATACAGTGGAATCGGGATTTGACCCAGGAATCAGAGCTGCTGGTCCGGATGACGGACAGCTTGTCGAACCGGGGGCCCGACGCTTCAGGTACATGGATCTCCAATCCTTGTGCGTTCGGACACCGGCGTCTCAGCGTAATGGACCCGGAGAACGGGGCACAGCCCATGCATGCGTTACAAGGAGACATCTCCTATACCGTCGTGTATAACGGAGAACTATACAATGCACCCGAGTTGAAAAAGGAATTGCTCCAGCGGGGACATCATTTCCGCACGCAATGTGATACGGAAGTGCTGCTCGCCTCTTATATTGAGTGGGGACCGGCCTGTGTTGATCGGTTTAACGGAATTTTTGCTTTTGCGATATGGGATGGCGGCCGCGAACAGGTTTTTATGGCACGCGATCGCTTGGGCGTCAAACCCCTGTTCTACAGTAATGCAAAGGATGCTCTCGTATTTGGCTCAGAACCCAAAGCACTGCTCATTCACCCGGATGTCGAAGCTGCTGTTGGTCCTGAGGGATTGGCGGAGGTATTTATTGTGGGGCCTGCCCGGACACCTGGACACGGCGTCTATTCCTCCCTGAGCGAGCTTAAACCAGCCCATGCGCTTATATACAACCGAAACGGGATTAAAACCTATGCTTACTGGAAGCTGGAAAGTCAGAAACACGAACATAATCTGGAAGAAACAACTGCCGAAGTACGCAGACTGTTGCAGGATACATTAGAACGACAGCTTGCTTCGGACGTTCCGGTTTGCTCCCTTTTGTCGGGGGGGCTGGATTCCAGTGCTTTATCTGCTCTTGCCGTAGATTATTACAACCGTACCGGTCAGGGCCAAGTCAGTACGTATTCGGTCGACTATGTAGATAATGCGAAGCATTTTCAGGCGCACTCCTTCCAACCTGGGGCAGATGGTCCCTGGATTCAGCGTATGGTGGATGAACTGAAAACAGATCATCACTGGATTGAGATTGAAAATGGAGAGTTGGTCCATGCACTGACCCAGGCGATGCTCGTGCGGGATTTGCCGGGTATGGCGGATGTAGATTCCTCTCTCTATCTCTTCTGTAAAGAAATCAAAAAAGGAGCTACAGTTGCCATTTCAGGTGAAGCAGCGGATGAAGTATTTGGCGGTTATCCCTGGTTCCATCGGGAAGAGATGCTGAACTCCGGCACATTCCCATGGTCTGTAGCTCCTGACATGCGAGCAGGATTGTTATCCCCGGACATTCGGGAATGGATCAGACCGCTGGATTATCTCGCAGATCGCTATTCGGATGCTGTGGCTGAAGTACCTTCGCTCGATGGGGAAACAGGCAAGGCAGCCCAGATGCGAGTCATGTCCTATCTGAACATCACCCGGTTCATGCCTACACTCCTTGATCGTAAAGATCGGATGAGTATGGGAGCGGGGCTTGAGGTTCGGGTGCCTTATTGTGATCATCGCTTGATTCAGTATGTGTTTAACGTTCCGTGGGAAATGAAAATGACAGGCGGACGGGAAAAAGGAATTCTGCGTAAAGCGCTGGAAGGTGTACTGCCTGACGATGTATTGTACCGCAAAAAGAGCCCGTATCCGAAAACACATAACCCGCAGTATCTCGCTGCCGTTAAACAACAGGTACTGGATATTCTGGATGACGCAAGCTCACCAATCTTGCCATTAATCGATAAAGCCCAAATTCGGAAATTGGCCTCTTCACCGGACGCTTCTTCCAACCTGCCCTGGTTTGGACAGTTAATGTCAGGGCCACAACTGTTTGCTTACCTGACACAGATCAACTCATGGTTGCGTACGTATAAAGTGGCGATTCGTTAAAATAGGGCGGCTTTTCAATCCTAAAAGGGGTGCCTGATGACAGTATTACAGCTGTCCATCAGGCACCCCTTTTGTAATATTTGACTACATGATAACTGCAGATAATTTTAAAATGGATAAGAGACTGTATCAGTTGATCAGAACCGGATTACGTTCAAGCAATCCACTGCCAAAAATATCTCTGAACGGCGAATCCTCCATAT from Paenibacillus sp. JNUCC-31 includes:
- the asnB gene encoding asparagine synthase (glutamine-hydrolyzing), which produces MCGITGFIQWNRDLTQESELLVRMTDSLSNRGPDASGTWISNPCAFGHRRLSVMDPENGAQPMHALQGDISYTVVYNGELYNAPELKKELLQRGHHFRTQCDTEVLLASYIEWGPACVDRFNGIFAFAIWDGGREQVFMARDRLGVKPLFYSNAKDALVFGSEPKALLIHPDVEAAVGPEGLAEVFIVGPARTPGHGVYSSLSELKPAHALIYNRNGIKTYAYWKLESQKHEHNLEETTAEVRRLLQDTLERQLASDVPVCSLLSGGLDSSALSALAVDYYNRTGQGQVSTYSVDYVDNAKHFQAHSFQPGADGPWIQRMVDELKTDHHWIEIENGELVHALTQAMLVRDLPGMADVDSSLYLFCKEIKKGATVAISGEAADEVFGGYPWFHREEMLNSGTFPWSVAPDMRAGLLSPDIREWIRPLDYLADRYSDAVAEVPSLDGETGKAAQMRVMSYLNITRFMPTLLDRKDRMSMGAGLEVRVPYCDHRLIQYVFNVPWEMKMTGGREKGILRKALEGVLPDDVLYRKKSPYPKTHNPQYLAAVKQQVLDILDDASSPILPLIDKAQIRKLASSPDASSNLPWFGQLMSGPQLFAYLTQINSWLRTYKVAIR